Within Runella rosea, the genomic segment GGCGTAATCGGTCGAGGTTTTAAAACGCAAAATAGACTGTTCCCATTGGTTGGCCTGTACCGCAATCCATACCAAAAACAGTTTGCCCTGTTGGTTCAAAAACAACACGGGGTTGCAATCGGGCAGGTGAGGCGTGTCGGCCATTTCAAATGGCTCACTCCAAACGGTTTCGCCTTTTTTCAAGCGAGCACCCATGATTTTGACATCATCGGCGGTACGTTCACCGCTCCCGTAAAACCACACGGAAAGAAAATCACCGTTGGGTAAATTGACCAAGCTGCTGCCGTGGACGTGTTTTTCCTGACCGGGAAAAATCAACGTGGAGCGGAGGATGGGGGAGGATTGTGCAAAGGTGATTTGCAGGGAACCAAAGGTGAAAAGGAGAAAAATGGAGAAAGGAAAACGGAATTTCATTAAGATTTAATTTTTTCATGCTGTAAGCATCTAAGAGCCTTTGCATGGTGGTATAATTTTATATTCTCGGTGAGTATTTAGGTGTTAATTCGTTCGATTTAGACCCGTTCAGCCGGGCGGCCGGTGCCGGTGACAAATCAAATTACTTTACTTTCTTCCGGCGTTCCATCACCTCACGCCATGTAGTGAGGATGACGCCCTGCGATTGAATATAGGCTTTCAGTTCGGGATTCATCATGGATAGCATATCCGCATAGCGTGAACCGCCCGATGCGCTGATGTGCTTGAAGGCATCGGTCACGTCGCTGCTGTGAACGATGAACATGGCCAATCCGGGCTGCATATTGTTGAGGGTTTCGATGAATTTTTGGGCTTTGTATTTCCCCCATTCTTCGGGCGTTGGGTTGGGGGTGGTGGGTTTCCAATCGCCGCTGATGGTGTGCAAATCATCCAATACTGGCAAGCCCGATTGCCAGATTTTTTGTCCTACGGCTCCCGACATTTTGGTTAATTCGGGTTCGGGCAATTTCATCCCTTCCTGCCATTTTCCTTCGGCCTTCATTCGTTTGATGATGGGGTATTGCTGACATTCAATCAGTAACTTGTTGTTACCGCCCGGAAACATGACTGGAATGCCGTATTCAACGCCGACTTTGATGTATCGTTCCAAAAAGGGGACGTGCGCAAAGAGCGTGCCCATGTGCGAGTCCAGGTGGGTGGGTTTCAGTCCCATACGTAATGCTTTTTCGACCTGCGCTCTGATCTCTTTTTCTACGTCGTCGGCCGTGCCGTTTTTCACGACTTGGGCTACTTCGTGCCACAGATTCCCTTCTTTATCTACCAAACTCGGTACGCTTTGAAAGCCCGCCA encodes:
- a CDS encoding polysaccharide deacetylase family protein, whose product is MITNTFKILLLAATTFVSQAQQTYAEKLGWPKGAKVVIFHVDDPGMSYSSNQGTIKSVEQGVATSCSIMFPCSWSASFVNYIQKSNPNLDAGVHLTLTSEWRDYRWGPVAGFQSVPSLVDKEGNLWHEVAQVVKNGTADDVEKEIRAQVEKALRMGLKPTHLDSHMGTLFAHVPFLERYIKVGVEYGIPVMFPGGNNKLLIECQQYPIIKRMKAEGKWQEGMKLPEPELTKMSGAVGQKIWQSGLPVLDDLHTISGDWKPTTPNPTPEEWGKYKAQKFIETLNNMQPGLAMFIVHSSDVTDAFKHISASGGSRYADMLSMMNPELKAYIQSQGVILTTWREVMERRKKVK